In Brachypodium distachyon strain Bd21 chromosome 2, Brachypodium_distachyon_v3.0, whole genome shotgun sequence, one genomic interval encodes:
- the LOC100846397 gene encoding uncharacterized protein LOC100846397 isoform X1: MDRLQRHEALTGGRGGRRSSMSSRRRFHHGGGGASDNEDGGGPAAAAPAVVDQAECTARSCRSCVAVSLADCIALGCCPCAVVSLLGLALVKAPLAVGRRCLRRLRRRQGKLRHKKRVRDDLDLAPGAKLQPGSDAAAASKSEDDFLVTTAMAAASPGLGHQVMSDAEKVWQEMYQVGHWGFGRLSFSVNPPSASARAGYVATGRDAADDDSCESDV, from the coding sequence ATGGACAGGCTGCAGCGGCATGAGGCGTTGACCGGCGGtcggggcgggcggcggtccTCGATGTCTTCTCGGCGGCGGTtccaccacggcggcggcggcgccagcgacaacgaagacggcggcggcccagcagcggcggcgccggctgtGGTGGACCAGGCGGAGTGCACGGCGCGGTCGTGCCGGTCGTGCGTGGCGGTGTCGCTGGCGGACTGCATCGCGCTGGGCTGCTGCCCCTGCGCCGTGGTCAGCCTGCTGGGCCTGGCCCTCGTCAAGGCCCCGCTCGCCGTGGGCCGGCGCTGCCTGCGGCGGCTCCGGAGGCGGCAGGGGAAGCTGAGGCACAAGAAGCGCGTGCGCGACGACCTCGACCTGGCCCCTGGCGCCAAGCTGCAACCTGGCTCCGatgccgcggcggcatcgAAAAGCGAGGACGACTTCCTGGTgacgacggcgatggcggccgcctctcCGGGCCTCGGCCATCAGGTGATGAGCGACGCGGAAAAGGTGTGGCAGGAGATGTACCAGGTGGGCCATTGGGGATTCGGCCGCCTGTCCTTCTCCGTCAACCCGCCGTCCGCGAGCGCCAGGGCCGGCTACGTGGCCACCGGccgcgacgccgccgacgacgacagctGCGAGAGCGACGTGTGA
- the LOC100843461 gene encoding CASP-like protein 4A3 produces the protein MASPIRSPPPEQAAEAQAPPPPPPPPSQLPAVDPPHLSPDNPTPTGPTPPLAAAPATAAPPPPGGTGDSSPPSLPTAPTPPPETAVEAQAPPPPPPTSELPAVDPPRLPPDNPIPAPPLHATPATTAPPPSPPSPPKVVPTPPPLSTTNPSPPLSPGNQTSAPRPMPPPAPALAPTSPPPPAPVSPEAKSNQETDGAAGESENMTLAQTEEAIRPTPQKAAAVADSSTESPQKESALTIAKLLTGEDPAATEAKPAADKVAPVVVTGSVAAAGGGGGGGGVGSKRWLLGRVPEKVRRTELKRAELGFRVSAALFCLVSLSVMSAGTTPGWAGDTFRRYNEYRYTLAASVIAFTYSVFQLVAEVHYHVTGRRIIRTPWINYFNLAMDQVLAYLLLSASSAALSRNDVWVSRFGVDQFAKLINASASMAFLAFIALGLSSIISAYHVFSLIS, from the exons ATGGCCTCTCCGATCCGTTCACCGCCACCGGAGCAGGCAGCCGAGGCacaggctcctcctcctcctcccccgcccccgTCACAACTTCCGGCTGTCGACCCCCCTCACCTCTCGCCGGATAACCCAACCCCAACAGGCCCAACTCCTCCTTTAGCTGCTGCACCTGCAactgctgctccgccgccgcctggtgGCACCGGCGATTCCTCTCCACCGTCTCTTCCGACGGCCCCAACGCCACCACCTGAGACGGCGGTCGAGGCACaggcacctcctcctcctccgcccaccTCGGAGCTTCCGGCTGTCGATCCCCCTCGCCTCCCGCCGGACAACCCAATcccagctcctcctcttcatGCTACACCTGCAACTACTGCTCCGCCGCCCTCTCCACCGTCGCCTCCGAAGGTGGTCCCAACGCCACCACCACTTTCCACCACCAatccttctcctcccctttCCCCTGGGAACCAAACATCAGCGCCGCGGCCGATGCCCCCACCAGCTCCTGCTCTCGCTCCAacatcaccacctccaccaGCGCCGGTGTCACCGGAAGCCAAGTCGAATCAGGAGACAGATGGAGCGGCTGGCGAATCGGAGAACATGACGCTAGCCCAAACTGAAGAAGCGATACGGCCGACGCCGcagaaggcggcggccgtggcggaTTCCTCGACCGAATCGCCGCAGAAGGAGTCGGCCCTGACCATCGCGAAgctcctcaccggcgaggatcCCGCGGCAACGGAGGCGAAGCCGGCAGCCGACAAAGTAGCACCTGTGGTAGTCACAGGGTcagtcgccgccgctggcgggggcgggggcggaggtggtgtGGGATCCAAGAGATGGCTCCTGGGCCGGGTCCCAGAGAAAGTACGGCGCACGGAGCTGAAGAGGGCTGAgctagggtttagggtttcgGCTGCCTTGTTCTGCTTGGTCTCGCTCTCTGTCATGTCCGCCGGTACTACGCCCGGCTGGGCTGGTGACACCTTCCGCCGCTACAATGAGTACAG GTACACGCTGGCTGCAAGCGTGATTGCTTTTACTTATTCGGTGTTCCAATTGGTTGCAGAAGTACACTACCATGTTACAGGGAGGCGCATAATTCGAACCCCCTGGATCAACTACTTCAATCTCGCCATGGATCAG GTACTGGCTTATCTCCTGTTGTCAGCGTCTTCAGCAGCGCTTTCTCGCAATGATGTTTGGGTGTCTCGGTTTGGAGTGGATCAATTTGCCAAACTTATCAATGCTTCAGCCTCAATGGCATTCTTAGCTTTCATTGCTCTTGGTCTCAGCTCCATCATCTCTGCATACCATGTCTTCAGCTTAATCTCTTAG
- the LOC100843769 gene encoding putative exosome complex component rrp40 isoform X1, with product MESKKPPPSALVDNHVVPGDVILDLADMTNQTIKLGAGLRQDYDTIQATSAGRLRLSKPNKYWVESSQKRQLPIHVIFFWQYIPSVEDTVLGIVVDTKPDNFLVDIKGPNFAFLPVLSFEGGTRRNIPKFEIGTLIYARVVKANSIMNPELSCMDASGKAAEFGQLKNGYMFDTSTGLSRMLLSSPTCPLLEALGKKLSFEIAVGLNGRVWVNAPSPSNVIVVSTAIIRSESYTQIQQKSMVENLLVKLS from the exons aTGGAGTCGAaaaagccgccgccgtccgccctCGTCGACAACCACGTG GTCCCCGGAGACGTCATCCTGGACCTCGCTGACATGACCAACCAGACAATCAAGCTCGGAGCGGGCCTGCGCCAG GATTATGACACTATCCAGGCGACTAGTGCTGGGAGGCTTCGACTATCCAAGCCCAACAAGTACTGGGTGGAGAGCTCCCAGAAGAGG CAGCTGCCTAttcatgtgatttttttttggcagtaTATACCTTCTGTAGAGGATACAGTTCTTGGTATTGTAGTCGACACCAAACCAGAT AACTTCTTGGTGGACATAAAGGGGCCTAATTTTGCCTTTTTACCAGTTCTTTCCTTTGAAGGTGGCACCAGGAGAAACATACCAAAGTTTGAG ATTGGTACGCTAATTTATGCCCGAGTGGTGAAAGCAAATAGCATCATGAATCCAGAGCTTTCATGCATGGATG CTAGTGGAAAAGCCGCTGAATTTGGTCAATTGAAAAATGGATATATGTTTGACACATCAACTGGCCTGTCAAGAAT GCTTTTAAGTTCCCCAACGTGTCCACTTCTGGAGGCCCTTGGGAAAAAACTATCATTTGAGATAGCTGTTGGACTGAATGGTCGAGTCTGG GTGAATGCTCCTTCGCCAAGTAATGTAATTGTTGTATCAACTGCAATTATAAGATCAGAATCTTATACTCAAATACAACAAAAAAGTATGGTGGAAAATCTTTTGGTGAAACTCTCATGA
- the LOC100843769 gene encoding putative exosome complex component rrp40 isoform X2, with the protein MESKKPPPSALVDNHVVPGDVILDLADMTNQTIKLGAGLRQDYDTIQATSAGRLRLSKPNKYWVESSQKRLPIHVIFFWQYIPSVEDTVLGIVVDTKPDNFLVDIKGPNFAFLPVLSFEGGTRRNIPKFEIGTLIYARVVKANSIMNPELSCMDASGKAAEFGQLKNGYMFDTSTGLSRMLLSSPTCPLLEALGKKLSFEIAVGLNGRVWVNAPSPSNVIVVSTAIIRSESYTQIQQKSMVENLLVKLS; encoded by the exons aTGGAGTCGAaaaagccgccgccgtccgccctCGTCGACAACCACGTG GTCCCCGGAGACGTCATCCTGGACCTCGCTGACATGACCAACCAGACAATCAAGCTCGGAGCGGGCCTGCGCCAG GATTATGACACTATCCAGGCGACTAGTGCTGGGAGGCTTCGACTATCCAAGCCCAACAAGTACTGGGTGGAGAGCTCCCAGAAGAGG CTGCCTAttcatgtgatttttttttggcagtaTATACCTTCTGTAGAGGATACAGTTCTTGGTATTGTAGTCGACACCAAACCAGAT AACTTCTTGGTGGACATAAAGGGGCCTAATTTTGCCTTTTTACCAGTTCTTTCCTTTGAAGGTGGCACCAGGAGAAACATACCAAAGTTTGAG ATTGGTACGCTAATTTATGCCCGAGTGGTGAAAGCAAATAGCATCATGAATCCAGAGCTTTCATGCATGGATG CTAGTGGAAAAGCCGCTGAATTTGGTCAATTGAAAAATGGATATATGTTTGACACATCAACTGGCCTGTCAAGAAT GCTTTTAAGTTCCCCAACGTGTCCACTTCTGGAGGCCCTTGGGAAAAAACTATCATTTGAGATAGCTGTTGGACTGAATGGTCGAGTCTGG GTGAATGCTCCTTCGCCAAGTAATGTAATTGTTGTATCAACTGCAATTATAAGATCAGAATCTTATACTCAAATACAACAAAAAAGTATGGTGGAAAATCTTTTGGTGAAACTCTCATGA
- the LOC100844070 gene encoding AMSH-like ubiquitin thioesterase 2 isoform X4, whose product MSSARFESSGRKWQTHSTAGSKTMYLATADAKQIAHCQLNLPRAIDPNVGSYPVKHHYPSPIVSWIEDLSSFSDVSFSDNAEYVDDQSRPSVGQSSASNNLHDMQISVRLTDEFMELAKENTSNNLETCGILGASFSDGTYYVTMLIIPKQDATAHSTHPSQTCFLSSIDLHTQYSYQVMFPEAVAIVAAPTDPTRQELWNIQADRSRRDGCAQGVQREWVPHSPRDNGWRSNI is encoded by the exons ATGAGCAGCGCAAG ATTCGAAAGCAGTGGGCGAAAATGGCAGACACATTCAACAGCAGGTAGTAAAACAATGTATTTAGCTACTGCAGATGCTAAACAGATCGCCCACTGCCAACTTAATCTTCCGAGAGCAATAGATCCCAATGTTGGTTCCTACCCTGTGAAGCACCACTACCCGTCTCCTATTGTTTCCTGGATAGAAGACCTTTCGAGCTTTAGTGATGTTTCTTTTAGCGATAATGCCGAATATGTGGACGATCAATCAAGGCCTTCAGTGGGGCAGTCTTCTGCATCCAACAATTTGCATGACATGCAAATC TCGGTAAGACTGACAGATGAATTCATGGAACTTGCAAAGGAGAACACAAGCAATAATTTGGAGACCTGTGGAATTCTTGGTGCTTCATTT AGTGATGGAACTTACTATGTGACAATGTTGATCATACCAAAGCAAGATGCAACTGCTCATTCA ACTCACCCTTCACAAACATGCTTCCTATCATCGATCGATTTGCATACTCAATACTCTTACCAG GTTATGTTCCCAGAAGCTGTTGCCATTGTGGCTGCTCCCACTGATCCTACTAGGCAG GAGCTATGGAATATTCAGGCTGACAGATCCAGGAGGGATGGATGTGCTCAGGGAGTGCAGCGAGAGTGGGTTCCACACTCACCGAGAGACAACGGATGGCGGTCCAATATATGA
- the LOC104583311 gene encoding uncharacterized protein LOC104583311 → MIDLTSDAEDAELRDEPEVAPTPSPAAPDTTVVAPTAATGVGLDGMSPAQPAGGADPVAAQQEMTPAGGEDPPPDPQSTGASVEEGVVGVQQAAPLQGDDAPPGQTMAAGVSSSSAATSSPDLGILARATWDPITCDPSIYDQGHQFLDAIKEQQLAFLTSFNKVRAHHELAKGQLREVRRDVERERQELPRLREETRLARQAKDEAATPVVPEAELHQQLQAQRAEHQQVLDSLATVREKANKEHEEVLATAQARLNEKSELVSSYSSQLQALRTKLEEQAKAAEDATAPSAWREKEVNSAKEKSAHLESELSTARGELIKMGEDNVSKAKEIARLAELLRKFCTWNA, encoded by the exons AtgatcgacctcacctctGACGCCGAGGACGCAGAGCTGAGGGACGAGCCAGAGGTGGCCCCTACGccaagccccgccgccccagaTACGACGGTGGTGGCACCTACCGCCGCTACCGGAGTGGGGCTTGACGGCATGTCCCCGGCCCAGCCGGCCGGAGGCGCGGACCCCGTGGCCGCTCAGCAAGAGATgactcctgccgggggcgAGGACCCTCCACCAGACCCGCAGTCCACGGGCGCGAGcgtggaggaaggcgtggTTGGGGTGCAGCAGGCGGCTCCCCTACAAGGGGACGATGCTCCTCCCGGACAAACCATGGCAGCGGGGGTCTCATCCTCGTCCGCCGCTACTTCCAGCCCAGacctcggcatccttgccagggcgacttgggacccaatcacctgtGACCCAAGTATCTACGATCAGGGGCACCAATTccttgacgccatcaaggagcagcaactgGCGTTCCTCACctcgttcaacaaggtgagggcgcaccacgagctcgcgaagggccAGCTGCGCGAAGTGCGGAGAGAtgtcgagagggagcggcaggagctcccCCGGCTAAGGGAGGAGACCCGCCTAGCTCGGCAGGCCAAGGACGAGGCTGCAACGCCGGTCGTTCCCGAGGCAGAGCTCCACCAGCAACTGCAGGCCCAACGCGCTGAGCACCAGCAGGTACTAGACTCGCTAGCCACGGTGcgggagaaggccaacaaggagcacgaggaggtgctcgcaACAGCTCAAGCTCGCCTCAATGAGAAGAGTGAACTGGTCAGCAGCTACTCCTCCCAACTCCAGGCGCTGCGcacgaagctggaggagcaggccaaggctGCGGAGGACGCGACAGCACCGTCAGCGTGGCGAGAGAAGGAGGTCAATTCCGCCAAGGAAAAGAGCGCCCATCTCGAGTCCGAATTGTCCACCGCCCGGGGTGAGCTCAtcaagatgggcgaggacaatgtgagcaaggccaaggagatcgcgcGGCTCGCGGaactcctccgcaag TTCTGTACTTGGAACGCCTga
- the LOC100844070 gene encoding AMSH-like ubiquitin thioesterase 2 isoform X3, whose protein sequence is MSSARFESSGRKWQTHSTAGSKTMYLATADAKQIAHCQLNLPRAIDPNVGSYPVKHHYPSPIVSWIEDLSSFSDVSFSDNAEYVDDQSRPSVGQSSASNNLHDMQISVRLTDEFMELAKENTSNNLETCGILGASFSDGTYYVTMLIIPKQDATAHSTHPSQTCFLSSIDLHTQYSYQVMFPEAVAIVAAPTDPTRSYGIFRLTDPGGMDVLRECSESGFHTHRETTDGGPIYETCSKVHFKPNLRFEIVDLRSGA, encoded by the exons ATGAGCAGCGCAAG ATTCGAAAGCAGTGGGCGAAAATGGCAGACACATTCAACAGCAGGTAGTAAAACAATGTATTTAGCTACTGCAGATGCTAAACAGATCGCCCACTGCCAACTTAATCTTCCGAGAGCAATAGATCCCAATGTTGGTTCCTACCCTGTGAAGCACCACTACCCGTCTCCTATTGTTTCCTGGATAGAAGACCTTTCGAGCTTTAGTGATGTTTCTTTTAGCGATAATGCCGAATATGTGGACGATCAATCAAGGCCTTCAGTGGGGCAGTCTTCTGCATCCAACAATTTGCATGACATGCAAATC TCGGTAAGACTGACAGATGAATTCATGGAACTTGCAAAGGAGAACACAAGCAATAATTTGGAGACCTGTGGAATTCTTGGTGCTTCATTT AGTGATGGAACTTACTATGTGACAATGTTGATCATACCAAAGCAAGATGCAACTGCTCATTCA ACTCACCCTTCACAAACATGCTTCCTATCATCGATCGATTTGCATACTCAATACTCTTACCAG GTTATGTTCCCAGAAGCTGTTGCCATTGTGGCTGCTCCCACTGATCCTACTAG GAGCTATGGAATATTCAGGCTGACAGATCCAGGAGGGATGGATGTGCTCAGGGAGTGCAGCGAGAGTGGGTTCCACACTCACCGAGAGACAACGGATGGCGGTCCAATATATGAAACCTGCTCCAAGGTGCACTTCAAACCTAATTTGCGGTTTGAGATTGTCGATCTGCGTTCTGGTGCGTGA
- the LOC100843769 gene encoding putative exosome complex component rrp40 isoform X3 encodes MESKKPPPSALVDNHVVPGDVILDLADMTNQTIKLGAGLRQDYDTIQATSAGRLRLSKPNKYWVESSQKRYIPSVEDTVLGIVVDTKPDNFLVDIKGPNFAFLPVLSFEGGTRRNIPKFEIGTLIYARVVKANSIMNPELSCMDASGKAAEFGQLKNGYMFDTSTGLSRMLLSSPTCPLLEALGKKLSFEIAVGLNGRVWVNAPSPSNVIVVSTAIIRSESYTQIQQKSMVENLLVKLS; translated from the exons aTGGAGTCGAaaaagccgccgccgtccgccctCGTCGACAACCACGTG GTCCCCGGAGACGTCATCCTGGACCTCGCTGACATGACCAACCAGACAATCAAGCTCGGAGCGGGCCTGCGCCAG GATTATGACACTATCCAGGCGACTAGTGCTGGGAGGCTTCGACTATCCAAGCCCAACAAGTACTGGGTGGAGAGCTCCCAGAAGAGG taTATACCTTCTGTAGAGGATACAGTTCTTGGTATTGTAGTCGACACCAAACCAGAT AACTTCTTGGTGGACATAAAGGGGCCTAATTTTGCCTTTTTACCAGTTCTTTCCTTTGAAGGTGGCACCAGGAGAAACATACCAAAGTTTGAG ATTGGTACGCTAATTTATGCCCGAGTGGTGAAAGCAAATAGCATCATGAATCCAGAGCTTTCATGCATGGATG CTAGTGGAAAAGCCGCTGAATTTGGTCAATTGAAAAATGGATATATGTTTGACACATCAACTGGCCTGTCAAGAAT GCTTTTAAGTTCCCCAACGTGTCCACTTCTGGAGGCCCTTGGGAAAAAACTATCATTTGAGATAGCTGTTGGACTGAATGGTCGAGTCTGG GTGAATGCTCCTTCGCCAAGTAATGTAATTGTTGTATCAACTGCAATTATAAGATCAGAATCTTATACTCAAATACAACAAAAAAGTATGGTGGAAAATCTTTTGGTGAAACTCTCATGA
- the LOC100844070 gene encoding AMSH-like ubiquitin thioesterase 2 isoform X1, whose amino-acid sequence MSSARFESSGRKWQTHSTAGSKTMYLATADAKQIAHCQLNLPRAIDPNVGSYPVKHHYPSPIVSWIEDLSSFSDVSFSDNAEYVDDQSRPSVGQSSASNNLHDMQISVRLTDEFMELAKENTSNNLETCGILGASFSDGTYYVTMLIIPKQDATAHSCQAFNEEEIHAILSEQSLYPAGWIHTHPSQTCFLSSIDLHTQYSYQVMFPEAVAIVAAPTDPTRSYGIFRLTDPGGMDVLRECSESGFHTHRETTDGGPIYETCSKVHFKPNLRFEIVDLRSGA is encoded by the exons ATGAGCAGCGCAAG ATTCGAAAGCAGTGGGCGAAAATGGCAGACACATTCAACAGCAGGTAGTAAAACAATGTATTTAGCTACTGCAGATGCTAAACAGATCGCCCACTGCCAACTTAATCTTCCGAGAGCAATAGATCCCAATGTTGGTTCCTACCCTGTGAAGCACCACTACCCGTCTCCTATTGTTTCCTGGATAGAAGACCTTTCGAGCTTTAGTGATGTTTCTTTTAGCGATAATGCCGAATATGTGGACGATCAATCAAGGCCTTCAGTGGGGCAGTCTTCTGCATCCAACAATTTGCATGACATGCAAATC TCGGTAAGACTGACAGATGAATTCATGGAACTTGCAAAGGAGAACACAAGCAATAATTTGGAGACCTGTGGAATTCTTGGTGCTTCATTT AGTGATGGAACTTACTATGTGACAATGTTGATCATACCAAAGCAAGATGCAACTGCTCATTCA TGTCAAGCTTTTAATGAGGAGGAGATACATGCCATATTGTCAGAGCAGTCACTTTACCCTGCTGGGTGGATACAT ACTCACCCTTCACAAACATGCTTCCTATCATCGATCGATTTGCATACTCAATACTCTTACCAG GTTATGTTCCCAGAAGCTGTTGCCATTGTGGCTGCTCCCACTGATCCTACTAG GAGCTATGGAATATTCAGGCTGACAGATCCAGGAGGGATGGATGTGCTCAGGGAGTGCAGCGAGAGTGGGTTCCACACTCACCGAGAGACAACGGATGGCGGTCCAATATATGAAACCTGCTCCAAGGTGCACTTCAAACCTAATTTGCGGTTTGAGATTGTCGATCTGCGTTCTGGTGCGTGA
- the LOC100846091 gene encoding uncharacterized protein LOC100846091, whose protein sequence is MEDRDLAPAENLSESPDDVVGGGDEGEEEEGGGGFTFPVLAADACVVPVYPIFGRPPSPGASVEEPETATVRMPLGRLLLEERDFRARQRDDEEGGGLEGVAPESYCLWAPGQSAPASPRRCRKSGSTGSVLRWRRISDRLVGRSHSDGKEKFVFLTAGSGPPKQQDEGEEEQGGRKGDGVVGVGDRGWSYYGRGGGSGGAGRRKSYLPYKQELVGLFANVGGLRRSYPPF, encoded by the coding sequence ATGGAGGACAGAGACCTCGCCCCCGCCGAGAACCTTTCGGAATCCCCAGACgacgtcgtcggcggcggcgacgagggagaagaagaagaaggaggaggcgggttCACCTTCCCCGTCCTCGCGGCGGACGCGTGCGTCGTGCCCGTGTATCCCATCTTCGGACGCCCCCCGTCGCCGGGGGCATCcgtggaggagccggagacggcCACCGTGCGGATGCCGCTGGGACGTCTCCTGCTGGAGGAGCGGGACTTCCGCGCGAGGCAGCgggacgacgaggagggcggcgggctGGAGGGCGTGGCGCCGGAGAGCTACTGCCTCTGGGCGCCCGGGCAGTCCGCTCCGGCGTCCCCGCGGCGGTGCCGGAAGAGCGGATCGACCGGATCGGTCCTCCGCTGGCGCCGCATCAGCGACCGCCTCGTGGGGCGGAGCCACAGCGACGGCAAGGAGAAGTTCGTGTTTCTAACCGCCGGTTCAGGGCCTCCCAAGCAGCAGgacgagggggaggaggaacaGGGCGGCAGAAAAGGCGACGGCGTTGTCGGCGTCGGTGACCGTGGATGGAGTTATtacggcagaggaggagggagcggcggcgctggccggAGGAAATCTTATCTTCCGTACAAGCAAGAGCTTGTTGGGCTGTTCGCCAACGTCGGTGGGTTACGGCGAAGCTATCCCCCGTTttaa
- the LOC100844070 gene encoding AMSH-like ubiquitin thioesterase 2 isoform X2 translates to MSSARFESSGRKWQTHSTAGSKTMYLATADAKQIAHCQLNLPRAIDPNVGSYPVKHHYPSPIVSWIEDLSSFSDVSFSDNAEYVDDQSRPSVGQSSASNNLHDMQISVRLTDEFMELAKENTSNNLETCGILGASFSDGTYYVTMLIIPKQDATAHSCQAFNEEEIHAILSEQSLYPAGWIHTHPSQTCFLSSIDLHTQYSYQVMFPEAVAIVAAPTDPTRQELWNIQADRSRRDGCAQGVQREWVPHSPRDNGWRSNI, encoded by the exons ATGAGCAGCGCAAG ATTCGAAAGCAGTGGGCGAAAATGGCAGACACATTCAACAGCAGGTAGTAAAACAATGTATTTAGCTACTGCAGATGCTAAACAGATCGCCCACTGCCAACTTAATCTTCCGAGAGCAATAGATCCCAATGTTGGTTCCTACCCTGTGAAGCACCACTACCCGTCTCCTATTGTTTCCTGGATAGAAGACCTTTCGAGCTTTAGTGATGTTTCTTTTAGCGATAATGCCGAATATGTGGACGATCAATCAAGGCCTTCAGTGGGGCAGTCTTCTGCATCCAACAATTTGCATGACATGCAAATC TCGGTAAGACTGACAGATGAATTCATGGAACTTGCAAAGGAGAACACAAGCAATAATTTGGAGACCTGTGGAATTCTTGGTGCTTCATTT AGTGATGGAACTTACTATGTGACAATGTTGATCATACCAAAGCAAGATGCAACTGCTCATTCA TGTCAAGCTTTTAATGAGGAGGAGATACATGCCATATTGTCAGAGCAGTCACTTTACCCTGCTGGGTGGATACAT ACTCACCCTTCACAAACATGCTTCCTATCATCGATCGATTTGCATACTCAATACTCTTACCAG GTTATGTTCCCAGAAGCTGTTGCCATTGTGGCTGCTCCCACTGATCCTACTAGGCAG GAGCTATGGAATATTCAGGCTGACAGATCCAGGAGGGATGGATGTGCTCAGGGAGTGCAGCGAGAGTGGGTTCCACACTCACCGAGAGACAACGGATGGCGGTCCAATATATGA
- the LOC100846397 gene encoding uncharacterized protein LOC100846397 isoform X2, with the protein MSSRRRFHHGGGGASDNEDGGGPAAAAPAVVDQAECTARSCRSCVAVSLADCIALGCCPCAVVSLLGLALVKAPLAVGRRCLRRLRRRQGKLRHKKRVRDDLDLAPGAKLQPGSDAAAASKSEDDFLVTTAMAAASPGLGHQVMSDAEKVWQEMYQVGHWGFGRLSFSVNPPSASARAGYVATGRDAADDDSCESDV; encoded by the coding sequence ATGTCTTCTCGGCGGCGGTtccaccacggcggcggcggcgccagcgacaacgaagacggcggcggcccagcagcggcggcgccggctgtGGTGGACCAGGCGGAGTGCACGGCGCGGTCGTGCCGGTCGTGCGTGGCGGTGTCGCTGGCGGACTGCATCGCGCTGGGCTGCTGCCCCTGCGCCGTGGTCAGCCTGCTGGGCCTGGCCCTCGTCAAGGCCCCGCTCGCCGTGGGCCGGCGCTGCCTGCGGCGGCTCCGGAGGCGGCAGGGGAAGCTGAGGCACAAGAAGCGCGTGCGCGACGACCTCGACCTGGCCCCTGGCGCCAAGCTGCAACCTGGCTCCGatgccgcggcggcatcgAAAAGCGAGGACGACTTCCTGGTgacgacggcgatggcggccgcctctcCGGGCCTCGGCCATCAGGTGATGAGCGACGCGGAAAAGGTGTGGCAGGAGATGTACCAGGTGGGCCATTGGGGATTCGGCCGCCTGTCCTTCTCCGTCAACCCGCCGTCCGCGAGCGCCAGGGCCGGCTACGTGGCCACCGGccgcgacgccgccgacgacgacagctGCGAGAGCGACGTGTGA